A window of the Garra rufa chromosome 10, GarRuf1.0, whole genome shotgun sequence genome harbors these coding sequences:
- the LOC141344882 gene encoding uncharacterized protein, with product MAGKVEKVSKYETLKLLEKCRKERDDAVHRENMMREKMRQYESRMRSTEALKQKLKQLTLDNKELRKQVKVLRAEIGLEASPKFNGKTTKDIINDLHEKERECNSLVEKAGKLSLTIDELTSELANTVTSKTLLEDQVQSLQQNLKDMTNNQRRLLKLWEDKKAQREQLSLPAIPQRPGQKPVVHKGVQTEMSISSTQILPTNAFETKTRRENDKSRTSLERRNITLANGTHREKNALIQNDAKGIHN from the coding sequence ATGGCTGGGAAAGTGGAGAAGGTTTCCAAATACGAAACTTTAAAGCTTTTGGAAAAATGCCGGAAGGAAAGAGACGATGCTGTGCACCGCGAGAATATgatgagggagaaaatgagacaaTACGAGTCTCGAATGAGATCAACCGAAGCGCTTAAACAGAAACTAAAGCAATTGACTTTGGACAACAAGGAGCTGCGGAAACAAGTGAAGGTCCTGCGGGCTGAAATTGGCTTAGAGGCCAGTCCTAAATTTAACGGCAAAACCACCAAGGATATAATCAACGACCTGCACGAGAAGGAGCGCGAATGCAATTCACTTGTTGAAAAAGCGGGGAAATTAAGTTTGACGATTGATGAGCTAACATCTGAACTGGCCAACACCGTCACCTCGAAGACTCTCCTGGAGGACCAGGTCCAGTCCCTGCAACAGAACCTGAAGGATATGACCAACAACCAGCGGCGTCTTCTGAAGCTCTGGGAGGATAAGAAAGCTCAGCGGGAGCAGCTGTCACTGCCCGCGATACCGCAGAGACCCGGACAGAAACCGGTGGTACATAAAGGAGTCCAGACGGAGATGTCCATCAGTTCAACCCAGATATTGCCCACTAACGCATTTGAGACCAAAACCCGCCGAGAGAATGATAAAAGCAGGACCAGTCTGGAAAGACGCAACATCACTTTAGCAAATGGCACTCACCGAGAGAAAAACGCTTTAATTCAGAATGACGCGAAAGGAATACACAACTGA
- the yipf1 gene encoding protein YIPF1, with the protein MANTDFRLQFQEFEDDPGFTENNQGATTVTIDDPIKSRKQRKATGISFEEEDNDDKTELLSSEKKSPPFWTFEYYQTLFDVDSHQVKNRIVGSILPWPGKNFVEVYLRSNPDLYGPFWICATLVFVIAISGNMSSFLENYGQPQFKYVPDFRKVTMAATAIFSYAWLVPLALWGFLTWRNTKITCLVSYSFMQILCVYGYSLSIYIPAVILWIIPSEGLRWCSIVVALCLSGSVLVLTFWPAIRDDKPRITIAIICTIVILHALLAIGCKAFFFSTYETDHTQPLKAINNNSSINAN; encoded by the exons ATGGCTAATACTGATTTTCGTCTGCAATTTCAAG AATTTGAAGATGACCCAGGATTCACAGAAAATAATCAAGGTGCCACAACAGTGACCATCGATGACCCCATTAAATCTAGAAAACAACGAAAGGCCACTGGAATTTCTTTTGAAGAAGAGGATAACGATGACAAAACTGAG CTTCTGTCCAGTGAAAAAAAGAGTCCACCCTTCTGGACGTTTGAGTACTACCAAACGTTATTCGACGTGGACAGTCATCAG GTAAAGAACAGAATAGTTGGTTCTATTCTGCCTTGGCCCGGGAAAAACTTTGTTGAGGTATATTTACGAAGTAACCCGGACCTTTATG GACCTTTCTGGATCTGTGCAACTCTTGTTTTCGTCATCGCTATTAGTGGAAACATGTCCAGTTTTCTTGAGAACTACGGTCAGCCACAGTTCAAGTATGTGCCAGACTTCAGAAAAG TAACTATGGCAGCCACAGCAATATTCAGCTATGCATGGTTAGTGCCTTTAGCTCTGTGGGGTTTTCTCACTTGGCGAAATACGAAGATCACATGCCTGGTGTCCTACTCCTTTATGCAGATACTCTGTGTCTATGGTTACTCGCTCTCCATCTACATCCCTGCTGTG ATTTTGTGGATAATACCAAGTGAAGGCTTGAGGTGGTGCTCTATCGTGGTAGCTTTGTGTCTATCAGGATCAGTGCTTGTGTTGACATTCTGGCCAGCCATCAGGGACGATAAACCAAGGATTACCATTGCAATCATATGTACCATCGTGATTCTTCACGCCCTACTTGCAATTGGTTGCAAG gcttttttcttcAGTACATATGAGACGGATCACACTCAGCCATTAAAAGCGATCAACAACAATTCATCCATAAACGCAAACTGA